Proteins encoded within one genomic window of Leptospira stimsonii:
- a CDS encoding CCA tRNA nucleotidyltransferase, translated as MTELDPSVLIGKIPEPFRSDILSLTQTIRNAGGECYVVGGSVRDLVLNVRPEEFDLTTSLLPERILSLFKRTVPTGLKHGTVTVLFHDRAYEITTFRKDADYVDGRRPESVEFGVSLSEDLKRRDFTMNALALDLERKLLIDEHDGIKDIQNQIIRTIGDPIGRFTEDGLRPIRALRFVSSLGFSLDPHTAEAIHACRNITAKVSRERVHDELNKALKSKDPFPSLRLFKEFQILELFTSVALYPNENEPAADRMKEIPTFPLSLRLTFLHAWLFGSFAVGTHSKQFLKDLRYSNHNTKDSLFFAGILYEILAWKEKKEITDAEIRKILLHPTCVHATRENLLIVLEHILKLCLVYEPSLRSVLNSSRILALAKESPALLVTELAVRGEDILKHRPQLPPKEIGGILSSLLTYVLENPLENRKEILLQRIPA; from the coding sequence ATGACTGAACTGGATCCTTCCGTTTTGATCGGGAAAATCCCCGAACCCTTTCGCTCCGATATTCTTTCCCTGACACAAACGATCCGAAACGCAGGCGGAGAATGTTACGTCGTCGGCGGTTCCGTCCGAGATTTAGTCCTCAACGTCAGACCGGAAGAATTCGACCTCACGACGTCCCTTTTGCCCGAACGGATTCTTTCTCTTTTCAAAAGAACCGTGCCGACCGGACTCAAACACGGAACCGTGACGGTTTTGTTTCACGATCGTGCCTACGAAATCACGACCTTTCGAAAAGACGCCGACTACGTGGACGGAAGAAGACCCGAAAGTGTAGAATTCGGAGTTTCCTTGAGTGAAGATTTGAAACGCAGAGACTTCACGATGAACGCACTCGCTCTCGACTTGGAAAGAAAGCTCCTCATCGACGAACACGACGGAATAAAAGATATTCAAAACCAAATCATACGAACGATCGGAGATCCGATCGGAAGATTTACAGAAGACGGTCTCCGACCCATCCGCGCCCTCCGTTTTGTGAGTAGCCTCGGATTCTCCTTGGATCCTCATACGGCGGAAGCGATTCACGCTTGCAGAAACATCACGGCGAAGGTTTCGCGGGAACGAGTCCACGACGAACTCAACAAAGCCCTCAAGAGCAAAGATCCGTTTCCATCCCTAAGACTCTTCAAAGAATTTCAAATCTTAGAATTGTTTACAAGCGTTGCCCTCTACCCAAACGAGAACGAACCCGCCGCGGATAGAATGAAGGAGATTCCTACGTTTCCTTTGAGTCTTCGTTTAACATTTTTGCACGCCTGGTTGTTCGGTTCGTTTGCCGTGGGAACTCATTCGAAACAATTCTTGAAAGATCTGCGTTATTCCAATCACAACACAAAGGATTCCCTTTTCTTTGCGGGAATTCTTTACGAGATTCTTGCCTGGAAAGAAAAGAAGGAAATCACGGACGCGGAAATCCGTAAAATTCTTCTCCATCCGACCTGTGTTCACGCGACCCGGGAGAATCTTTTGATCGTCCTCGAACATATCCTCAAACTTTGTCTTGTGTACGAACCCTCTCTACGTTCGGTCTTGAATTCTTCACGCATACTTGCTTTGGCGAAAGAGTCGCCAGCCTTACTCGTGACCGAACTCGCCGTTCGAGGAGAAGATATTCTCAAACACAGGCCACAACTTCCTCCGAAGGAAATAGGAGGCATTCTTTCCAGTCTTCTGACTTATGTCTTGGAAAATCCTTTGGAAAATCGAAAAGAAATTCTTCTCCAAAGAATTCCTGCCTAA
- a CDS encoding ribonuclease HI family protein has protein sequence MIQIYCDGASKGNPGPSSIGVVGLHGDKEEFTLSEKIGETTNNVAEWTALKRGLEECIRRKYESVHAFMDSELVVRQVTGRYKVKHPNLLDYKKEVDKLVSTLQSFQITHVPREKNALADRLANEAFTK, from the coding sequence TTGATCCAGATCTATTGTGACGGAGCTTCCAAGGGAAACCCCGGTCCTTCCTCGATCGGAGTCGTCGGGCTCCATGGAGACAAAGAAGAATTCACACTTTCCGAAAAGATCGGAGAAACCACAAACAACGTAGCGGAATGGACTGCGCTCAAACGAGGTCTGGAAGAATGTATTCGCAGAAAATACGAATCTGTTCACGCATTTATGGATTCCGAACTCGTGGTTCGACAAGTGACCGGAAGATATAAGGTAAAGCATCCTAATCTTTTGGACTACAAAAAGGAAGTGGACAAACTCGTTTCCACGTTACAATCTTTCCAGATCACCCATGTTCCCCGTGAAAAAAACGCACTCGCCGATCGACTCGCCAACGAAGCCTTTACGAAATAA
- a CDS encoding outer membrane beta-barrel protein, whose protein sequence is MRIKTLSLVASVLCLVGTSQVFAQTGKKPATEAAVAPAPAKAAEPEDKKWYDQVEFSGFADVYYMYNLNPKQGNDIDATRAFETSNKNFAVNAVALTIQKAAEKSSPWGFRIDFQNGQNNAFQEAPYSQSNSIYNYNMLKQAYVSMYFPVLKGMTLDVGKMATHIGYEVLESMSNPNYSIGAIFQNTIPFIHTGARLTTQFTDKWAGTFYIYNSGGGTGYNSPANVTTAPLNVITDPTYSGSAAGKSYFVEGQSERKAVGTQLKGQLIEDKLSITWNTLYSSDGAVSRVDPTKAALATELANNGDPNLGKYNVSNPHRAKYNKDYWFMNHAILSITPTDRITIDLDYTWSEKSGALANNSLDQRRYNVDANGAEVFNKDTLFWGLNNKRDAKTTYKAYGIWAKFKINEAWGVNVRAEYIDDKHNNGALTTFNPFMGANTYLSDYKKATDAAIADAVVAALAANPVTGAYGITQAQVLEAMSDDYKNYGGTRNAGQYKTFTITPVWNFTENLLIKLDMRRDWAAGKQFVNQSGEKSDHQYGFTLGVVAKF, encoded by the coding sequence ATGAGAATAAAAACATTAAGCCTCGTTGCTTCTGTCCTCTGCCTTGTAGGAACTTCCCAAGTCTTTGCCCAGACTGGGAAAAAGCCAGCAACAGAAGCGGCAGTAGCACCCGCGCCGGCCAAAGCGGCCGAGCCAGAAGATAAGAAATGGTATGATCAGGTTGAGTTTTCCGGGTTTGCAGATGTATATTATATGTACAATCTAAACCCGAAACAAGGAAACGACATCGATGCAACTCGTGCCTTTGAAACCAGTAACAAGAATTTTGCGGTAAACGCGGTCGCGCTTACGATTCAGAAAGCCGCAGAAAAGAGTTCTCCATGGGGTTTCAGAATCGACTTCCAAAACGGTCAAAACAACGCGTTTCAGGAAGCTCCGTATTCTCAGAGCAACAGTATCTACAACTACAACATGCTGAAACAAGCGTATGTAAGTATGTATTTCCCCGTTCTCAAAGGAATGACTTTGGACGTAGGAAAGATGGCAACACATATCGGTTACGAGGTTCTCGAATCCATGAGTAACCCGAACTACTCGATAGGGGCCATCTTCCAAAACACGATCCCTTTCATTCACACCGGTGCACGCTTAACAACACAGTTTACGGATAAATGGGCTGGAACCTTTTATATCTACAACAGTGGTGGTGGTACCGGTTATAACTCCCCTGCGAACGTTACGACTGCGCCGTTGAACGTTATAACGGATCCGACTTACAGCGGAAGCGCGGCAGGAAAGAGCTATTTCGTAGAAGGACAATCTGAAAGAAAAGCGGTCGGAACTCAGTTAAAAGGTCAATTGATCGAAGATAAACTTTCTATCACTTGGAACACACTGTATTCCAGTGACGGAGCGGTTTCTCGTGTCGATCCTACTAAGGCGGCCCTTGCCACTGAATTAGCAAACAATGGAGATCCAAACCTTGGAAAGTACAACGTTTCTAATCCGCACAGAGCGAAATACAACAAGGACTACTGGTTCATGAACCACGCGATTCTTTCCATCACTCCGACGGACAGAATCACGATTGACTTAGACTATACTTGGAGTGAAAAATCCGGGGCTCTCGCAAACAACAGCTTGGATCAAAGGCGATACAACGTGGATGCGAACGGTGCGGAAGTTTTCAATAAAGACACTCTCTTCTGGGGTTTGAACAACAAACGCGATGCCAAGACAACTTACAAAGCGTATGGTATCTGGGCGAAGTTCAAAATCAACGAAGCTTGGGGTGTGAACGTCCGTGCTGAGTACATCGACGACAAACACAACAACGGTGCGTTGACAACCTTCAACCCTTTCATGGGAGCGAACACTTACCTAAGCGATTACAAAAAAGCCACCGATGCGGCAATTGCGGATGCGGTTGTAGCGGCTTTAGCGGCGAATCCGGTAACTGGAGCTTACGGAATCACTCAGGCTCAGGTTTTGGAAGCAATGAGCGACGATTACAAGAACTACGGTGGAACGAGAAACGCAGGACAGTACAAAACGTTCACAATTACTCCTGTGTGGAACTTTACCGAAAACTTGTTAATCAAACTCGACATGCGTAGAGACTGGGCGGCCGGTAAACAATTCGTAAATCAGAGCGGTGAAAAATCAGATCACCAGTATGGTTTTACTTTAGGTGTTGTAGCGAAGTTCTAA
- a CDS encoding SDR family NAD(P)-dependent oxidoreductase, with protein sequence MAKKIIVVGASSGIGKELSILLLEQGHTVTLVARRDKELKSIAAPFNTPKETKAFIIKQDVTNFDQVDSAFQKAVKSMKGLDEIYYASGIMYDIKPEEFDTTKDIEMLNTNLLGCVAWLNPAAFYFQNQKSGKIIGISSIAGDRGRRGNPVYNTSKAGMNTYLEALRNRLGVLGIQVLTVKPGFIDTAMTQGLKGLFWLISAKEAATIILKAADAGKECIYVPARWGLVGLIIRMIPSFIFKRLSI encoded by the coding sequence ATGGCAAAAAAAATCATCGTCGTCGGTGCATCGAGCGGAATCGGAAAAGAACTCTCCATCCTTCTTTTGGAACAAGGACATACGGTCACTCTGGTCGCCCGTCGTGATAAGGAATTGAAATCCATCGCGGCTCCTTTCAACACTCCCAAGGAAACAAAAGCCTTTATTATCAAACAGGACGTTACGAATTTTGATCAAGTGGATTCCGCGTTTCAAAAAGCGGTAAAATCCATGAAGGGTCTCGACGAGATCTACTACGCCTCCGGAATCATGTATGATATCAAACCGGAAGAATTCGATACAACAAAAGACATCGAGATGTTGAACACAAATCTTCTCGGTTGTGTCGCTTGGTTGAATCCGGCGGCATTCTACTTTCAAAATCAAAAGAGCGGAAAGATCATCGGAATCTCTTCGATCGCGGGAGATCGTGGAAGAAGAGGGAACCCGGTTTACAACACTTCGAAAGCCGGAATGAATACGTATCTCGAAGCGCTTCGCAATCGACTGGGAGTTTTGGGAATCCAAGTGCTCACAGTCAAGCCCGGTTTTATCGACACCGCGATGACGCAAGGATTGAAAGGACTCTTCTGGTTGATCTCCGCAAAAGAAGCGGCTACGATCATTCTCAAGGCCGCGGACGCTGGAAAGGAATGTATCTACGTTCCGGCGCGTTGGGGACTTGTGGGGCTCATCATACGAATGATTCCATCTTTTATCTTCAAACGTCTTTCTATCTAA
- a CDS encoding arginyltransferase → MIRQRLQDIVDSLPISPERNCSYYPDRPSQIQYLPFQGEIAKEALQFFFDSGFRRTGNILYRASCNGCQDCLSYRIPLDHFVPSRNRRRLLKINSDLMIRFSQPELDSEKEILYLRYQRSRYETFVSEESDQELLEGMRWNLFGHPENSVEMTLWLEERILGFMILDVASDSLSAVYSVYDPDFPQRSLGSFAILCSILHAQKLGMKFYHLGYYLPGHPDMDYKKYWGPSEIREPDTNLWIQTEEFQKKYPDFPWS, encoded by the coding sequence ATGATTCGTCAAAGACTACAAGACATTGTGGATTCTCTTCCGATCAGTCCGGAAAGAAATTGTTCTTATTACCCAGATCGTCCGAGCCAAATTCAATATCTTCCGTTTCAAGGAGAGATCGCAAAGGAAGCACTTCAGTTTTTTTTCGATTCCGGTTTTCGAAGAACCGGAAATATTCTCTACCGAGCTTCCTGCAACGGTTGTCAGGATTGTTTGAGTTATAGAATTCCCTTGGACCATTTTGTTCCCAGTCGCAATCGGAGAAGACTTCTGAAAATCAATTCGGATCTGATGATTCGATTCTCCCAACCCGAACTCGATTCTGAAAAAGAAATTCTTTATCTTCGTTATCAAAGATCCCGCTATGAAACCTTCGTGAGCGAAGAATCCGATCAGGAACTCTTGGAAGGAATGCGCTGGAATCTTTTCGGTCATCCGGAAAATTCTGTGGAGATGACTCTTTGGTTGGAAGAAAGGATTCTCGGATTTATGATCTTGGATGTAGCCTCGGATTCTCTTTCCGCGGTCTATTCGGTTTACGATCCGGATTTTCCACAGAGAAGTTTAGGGAGTTTTGCCATTCTTTGTTCCATTCTCCACGCGCAGAAACTTGGGATGAAATTCTATCACCTTGGTTATTATCTTCCGGGACATCCCGATATGGATTACAAAAAGTATTGGGGGCCTTCGGAAATTCGGGAACCGGACACAAATCTTTGGATCCAAACCGAAGAGTTTCAGAAAAAGTATCCGGACTTTCCTTGGAGTTAG
- a CDS encoding FAD-binding protein — protein sequence MATASKSSPKKKSASSKTATAKNARTKTSNVEIRLPDATKVEAWGMNHHSISPVVFPEKEEDFKNLFAYADRKKLKLTFRGGGCSYGDAATNTKGVVIDISKYNRILEFNAKTGILKAESGVTIKQLWEFGIEKGYWPPVVSGTMFPTLGGALSMNIHGKNNFAVGPIGDHVQEFTFMTPDGKVLTCSRKKNQDLFFGAISGFGMLGAFLTVTIQLKHIYAGKMKVWPVVSKNLQDMYDYFEREYKNSDYLVGWVDAFASGSSLGRGQIHKAVHLKKGEDPEFPENCKLENQNLPSTFLGIIPKSWMWIFMLPFSNNLGMRLVNFAKFISGYLTNNKPYMQGHAEYAFLLDYVPNWKFMYKPGSMIQYQSFIPKENAVDAFSEILRICQKRGIITWLAVFKKHRPDPFLLTHALDGYSMAMDFPVTSGNKKKLWELAGELDETVLKFGGKFYFAKDSTLRPEIVQRAFPKKNLEAFHALKKKYDPKGILETDLYRRIMGIW from the coding sequence ATGGCAACCGCAAGCAAATCTTCTCCGAAGAAGAAGTCGGCTTCTTCCAAAACCGCAACTGCAAAAAACGCAAGGACAAAGACGTCTAACGTAGAAATTCGTCTTCCGGATGCGACCAAGGTTGAAGCCTGGGGAATGAATCACCATTCGATTTCTCCGGTCGTTTTTCCGGAAAAGGAAGAGGACTTTAAAAACCTCTTCGCTTACGCAGATCGGAAAAAACTCAAGCTGACCTTCCGCGGAGGCGGATGTAGTTACGGTGACGCGGCGACCAACACAAAGGGAGTCGTGATCGATATTTCGAAATACAATCGAATCTTAGAGTTCAACGCAAAGACCGGAATCCTCAAGGCCGAATCCGGAGTTACGATCAAACAACTCTGGGAATTCGGGATTGAAAAAGGTTATTGGCCTCCGGTCGTCAGCGGGACCATGTTTCCTACGTTAGGCGGAGCCCTTTCGATGAACATTCACGGAAAGAATAATTTCGCCGTGGGTCCGATCGGAGATCATGTCCAAGAGTTCACCTTCATGACTCCGGATGGAAAGGTTCTTACCTGTTCTCGAAAGAAGAATCAGGATCTATTCTTCGGAGCGATTTCCGGCTTTGGAATGTTAGGCGCTTTTTTGACCGTCACGATTCAGTTAAAACATATCTACGCGGGTAAGATGAAAGTATGGCCCGTGGTCAGTAAAAATCTGCAAGATATGTACGACTATTTCGAAAGGGAATATAAGAATTCGGATTATCTCGTGGGTTGGGTGGACGCGTTCGCATCCGGAAGTTCTCTCGGAAGAGGACAAATTCACAAAGCGGTTCATTTGAAGAAGGGAGAAGACCCGGAGTTTCCCGAAAATTGTAAATTAGAAAATCAGAATCTACCTAGCACGTTTTTGGGAATCATTCCTAAATCCTGGATGTGGATTTTTATGCTTCCATTCTCCAATAATTTGGGAATGCGTCTCGTGAACTTTGCGAAGTTCATTTCGGGATATCTTACGAACAACAAACCTTACATGCAAGGCCACGCGGAATACGCTTTTCTTTTGGATTACGTTCCGAATTGGAAGTTTATGTACAAGCCCGGATCGATGATCCAATATCAGAGTTTTATTCCCAAGGAGAATGCGGTGGATGCGTTCTCGGAAATTTTGAGAATCTGTCAAAAAAGAGGAATCATCACCTGGCTCGCCGTGTTTAAAAAACACAGACCCGATCCTTTTTTACTCACTCACGCGCTGGACGGATATTCGATGGCGATGGATTTTCCGGTGACTTCCGGAAACAAAAAGAAACTCTGGGAACTCGCGGGAGAGTTAGACGAAACCGTATTGAAATTCGGAGGAAAGTTTTACTTCGCAAAGGACAGCACGCTTCGACCGGAGATCGTTCAAAGGGCGTTCCCAAAAAAGAACCTGGAAGCGTTTCACGCACTGAAGAAAAAATACGATCCGAAAGGAATCCTCGAGACCGATCTCTACAGAAGAATTATGGGAATTTGGTGA
- a CDS encoding efflux RND transporter permease subunit — MIRNLIEVVLRYRIATLAATMASIVFGIWAWIDIRKEAYSDIADTQVRLIAKFPGKAAVEVEERVTIPIERVLNAIPKVAVRRSRTINGLVVFQFVFEDGTDDYFARTRLLERVRDADIPAEVEPSLGPMSSPVGEIFRYVVESNANHTPMELRTIQDWVIMPKMLQIPGIADVVTFGGLPKQYHVVTTPDKLIRYKLTINDVIKAIQENNLNTGGNLLLQGEQGFPIRSLGAIRDPKHIENIVVKTVNGVPVFIRDLGTVEISHPIPSGVLGYTVQNDQEGLIDVDSSVQGLVAIRRWGDPNIMGERIKARVKEINENYLPDGVQMRTTYDRTDLVNYTLRTIGKTLIEGVVVVSLVLIFFIGSVKASMVVVATIPFAMLFAFLMMNLTGIPASLLSLGAIDFGIIVDGAVIMVENIMRRYRDASPSDKTKGIIRFTVDAASEVGTEIIFSILIIVLAYLPIFSFERIEGRLFKPMAFTISFAILGALIFAMTAIPVMMSYIYRNYFESANPGPIEWHNPIYEWVEKKYERLIEYLVERSKRVVTICFSVVGTLLVVGGISLGTEFLPEMDEGGFNLRIFFPVGISLPESRKFIPKIRQMIYKNEQVNVVISQLGRNDDGTDPLPPNRLEVLVGLKDYDDWKEKITKQELLLRMRNDLEAGLPGARVSFSQPIMDNLSEAIMGTIADLAVFVSGNDLKVMRQIGEEVLDIVKDMKGASEFGIEQEADSSQLTIRIDREAAARFGINVSDIQQMVEAAIGMQRIDTLYEGPSDIPPKTPARFGIVVRFSKDYRTSQRAIENMPIISPKGERIPLSEVAQVTLEEGPTMIFRQEGRRTVTVRTNIRGRDQGGFVAELQKRVKQKVKLPDGYEIRYGGQYENLSRVGTRLMMVIPVTIAIIFAVLYLLYKNFKYVYVALACLPLSLVGGIYALLLRGYYFNVSGGVGFISLFGIATMSGVLFVSRTNHILMEDDDLSVREAVKKAAVIQLRPMLMTMLLALLGLIPATLASGVGSDVQRPLATVIVGGLFSALLLVLTVLPSLYLILVGERKTYGASKKTNESLEPYSYLDQYTMEEYEEEELELSKSKVKKTSTSKEQKGKASATKKPKKK, encoded by the coding sequence ATGATTCGGAATCTTATCGAAGTTGTACTTCGTTATCGTATCGCCACTCTCGCGGCGACCATGGCATCGATCGTTTTCGGGATTTGGGCCTGGATCGATATTAGAAAAGAAGCATATTCCGATATCGCAGACACACAAGTCCGTCTGATCGCGAAGTTTCCGGGAAAGGCCGCGGTAGAAGTCGAGGAGCGTGTCACGATTCCGATCGAAAGGGTTTTGAATGCGATTCCTAAGGTTGCAGTCAGAAGATCCAGAACGATCAACGGTTTGGTCGTATTTCAATTCGTCTTTGAAGACGGAACGGACGATTACTTTGCGAGAACAAGGCTTCTGGAAAGAGTCCGTGACGCGGACATTCCCGCGGAAGTGGAACCTTCACTCGGACCGATGAGTTCTCCCGTCGGTGAAATTTTCAGATACGTCGTCGAATCCAACGCGAACCACACACCGATGGAACTTCGGACGATTCAAGACTGGGTAATCATGCCGAAGATGTTGCAGATCCCGGGAATCGCAGACGTGGTCACGTTCGGCGGTTTGCCGAAACAATATCACGTCGTAACGACTCCGGATAAGTTGATTCGTTACAAACTTACGATCAACGACGTGATCAAGGCGATTCAGGAAAACAACCTAAATACGGGAGGAAATCTCCTCCTCCAAGGGGAACAAGGTTTTCCGATCCGTTCTTTGGGCGCGATTCGCGATCCGAAACATATCGAAAACATCGTAGTAAAAACGGTCAACGGGGTTCCGGTTTTTATACGGGACTTGGGAACTGTGGAAATTTCGCATCCGATTCCGAGCGGTGTTCTCGGTTATACGGTTCAAAACGATCAAGAAGGTCTGATCGACGTGGATTCGTCCGTTCAAGGTTTGGTCGCTATTCGTAGATGGGGCGATCCGAATATTATGGGAGAAAGAATCAAAGCTCGAGTCAAAGAGATCAACGAGAACTATCTCCCGGACGGGGTTCAGATGAGAACTACGTACGACCGAACCGATCTCGTAAACTATACGTTACGCACCATCGGGAAAACTTTGATCGAAGGTGTCGTAGTCGTCAGTTTGGTTTTGATCTTTTTTATAGGAAGCGTTAAGGCGTCGATGGTAGTTGTTGCCACGATTCCATTCGCGATGTTGTTCGCGTTTTTGATGATGAATCTCACAGGGATTCCGGCCAGCTTACTTTCATTAGGCGCAATCGACTTCGGAATTATCGTGGACGGCGCGGTGATCATGGTGGAGAATATCATGCGTCGTTATCGGGACGCTTCCCCTTCGGATAAAACGAAAGGAATCATCCGTTTTACCGTGGACGCCGCTTCGGAAGTGGGAACGGAAATCATATTCTCCATTTTGATCATCGTACTTGCGTATCTCCCGATTTTTTCATTCGAGAGAATCGAAGGACGTCTTTTTAAGCCGATGGCGTTTACGATTTCCTTTGCGATTCTCGGAGCTTTGATTTTTGCGATGACCGCTATTCCGGTCATGATGTCGTATATCTATCGGAATTATTTCGAATCCGCGAACCCCGGTCCGATCGAATGGCATAATCCGATCTACGAATGGGTCGAGAAAAAATACGAAAGACTGATCGAATATCTCGTCGAACGTTCAAAACGGGTCGTCACGATTTGTTTCTCCGTAGTTGGGACGTTACTCGTCGTCGGAGGCATTTCTCTGGGAACCGAATTCTTACCTGAGATGGACGAAGGCGGTTTTAACCTTAGAATTTTCTTTCCTGTTGGAATCTCCCTGCCGGAGTCCAGAAAATTTATCCCGAAGATCAGACAGATGATCTATAAGAATGAACAAGTCAACGTAGTCATTTCTCAGCTTGGAAGAAACGACGATGGAACGGATCCTCTGCCGCCGAACCGATTGGAAGTGCTCGTCGGTTTAAAAGATTACGACGACTGGAAGGAAAAGATCACCAAACAAGAGTTATTGCTTCGGATGAGAAATGACTTGGAAGCGGGTCTTCCCGGTGCACGGGTTAGTTTTTCGCAACCGATCATGGATAACCTTTCCGAGGCGATCATGGGAACGATCGCGGATCTCGCGGTCTTCGTTTCCGGGAATGATTTGAAAGTGATGCGACAGATCGGAGAAGAGGTTCTTGATATCGTAAAAGACATGAAAGGTGCGAGCGAATTCGGAATCGAACAGGAAGCGGACAGCTCTCAGTTGACGATTCGAATCGACCGGGAAGCCGCGGCGCGTTTCGGAATCAACGTCAGCGATATTCAACAGATGGTCGAAGCCGCGATCGGGATGCAGAGAATCGACACTCTCTATGAAGGTCCTTCCGATATTCCTCCAAAAACTCCGGCGCGGTTTGGAATCGTAGTCCGCTTCTCAAAAGATTATCGAACCTCTCAAAGAGCGATCGAAAATATGCCGATCATTTCTCCAAAAGGGGAACGGATTCCTCTTTCAGAAGTCGCTCAGGTGACTTTAGAAGAAGGCCCGACGATGATCTTCCGTCAGGAAGGAAGAAGAACCGTCACCGTTCGAACCAACATTCGCGGAAGAGACCAGGGCGGTTTTGTTGCCGAATTGCAAAAACGAGTCAAACAAAAAGTCAAACTTCCGGACGGATACGAGATTCGATATGGCGGACAATACGAGAATCTCTCCCGAGTTGGGACTCGTTTGATGATGGTGATTCCAGTTACGATCGCGATCATCTTTGCGGTTCTCTATCTACTTTATAAAAACTTTAAGTATGTCTACGTCGCGCTTGCTTGTTTGCCTCTTTCGTTGGTGGGCGGAATTTATGCGCTACTGCTTCGAGGTTATTACTTCAACGTTTCCGGAGGTGTGGGATTTATTTCCCTATTCGGAATTGCGACGATGTCGGGGGTTCTTTTCGTCTCGAGGACCAATCACATATTGATGGAAGATGACGACCTGAGCGTTCGCGAAGCCGTGAAAAAAGCCGCGGTGATTCAGCTTCGACCGATGCTTATGACGATGCTCTTAGCGCTTCTCGGTCTGATTCCTGCAACCCTCGCTTCCGGCGTCGGTTCCGACGTGCAAAGGCCGTTGGCAACCGTGATCGTGGGTGGATTGTTCTCCGCGTTACTTTTGGTTCTTACCGTTCTTCCTTCTCTTTATCTAATTTTAGTTGGAGAGAGAAAGACATACGGCGCTTCAAAGAAAACGAACGAATCTTTGGAGCCGTATTCTTATCTGGATCAATATACGATGGAAGAATACGAGGAAGAAGAATTGGAACTCTCCAAAAGCAAGGTCAAAAAAACATCCACTTCGAAGGAACAGAAGGGAAAGGCATCGGCGACAAAGAAACCGAAAAAGAAATAG